In a single window of the Maniola jurtina chromosome 4, ilManJurt1.1, whole genome shotgun sequence genome:
- the LOC123864312 gene encoding protein ALP1-like has translation MWTAEKFAVDFQGCVKMDVQKIITLTVLVYLLRKRKRKISRKRQFWVHPLLCERKTKGLYYTYFLDLKMYEKRFFNYMRMSTNTFNLLLDTIKPKITGTGNNYRKCIPAEEKLVITIRYLATGCSLSHISHEYRIGLPTVSEIVFDVCEAIWEILKPIVMPQLTRDKWIQTAEGFQKYAQFPNCIGAIDGKHIRVIKPQHSGSLYYNYKNYFSIVLLAICDVNYKFLYVDIGAYGKCSDSSIYKDSVFYHRLLNNDLDIPSNNPIKENGQSMPFVLVGDEAFSLSEHMMRPYAGRNLNNVKTNFNYRLSRARRYIECTFGILANKWQILHRPLNVKKEFAVVIIKALCVLHNFVRERDGYDFKDTLTVPEALLEIPACLPNRANRTSTEYRDIFANYFSTDGRLPWHNL, from the exons ATGTGGACGGCCGAAAAATTTGCAGTCGACTTCCAAGGATGTGTCAAGATGGACGTGCAGAAGATAATCACGCTAACTGTGCTTGTGTATTTACTACGAAAACGAAAACGGAAGATTTCACGTAAAAGACAGTTTTGGGTGCATCCATTACTTTGCGAGAGAAAGACTAAaggattatattatacttattttttggatttaaaaatgtatgagAAGAGATTCTTTAATTACATGAGAATGTCAACGAATACTTTTAACCTGTTACTGGATACAATAAAACCAAAAATTACTGGAACTGGTAACAACTATCGGAAATGCATTCCAGCAGAAGAAAAATTAGTAATAACAATAAG gtatttGGCTACTGGGTGTTCTTTATCTCATATAAGTCATGAATACCGTATAGGGCTTCCTACAGTATCGGAAATAGTATTTGATGTTTGTGAAGCAATATGGGAGATATTAAAACCAATTGTGATGCCACAATTGACCAGAGATAAGTggattcaaacggctgaaggttttcaaaaatacgCCCAATTTCCTAATTGCATCGGAGCCATCGACGGCAAGCACATTAGAGTTATCAAACCACAACATTCGGGATCTCTTTATTACAATTACAAGAATTATTTTTCAATCGTGTTACTTGCAATATGtgatgtaaattataaatttctttACGTAGATATTGGAGCATACGGCAAATGCAGTGATTCGTCAATTTACAAAGACTCTGTATTTTATCATAGGCTCTTAAATAATGATCTCGATATTCCGAGCAATAACCCCATCAAAGAAAATGGCCAATCAATGCCGTTCGTTTTAGTGGGTGATGAGGCGTTTTCACTATCGGAACATATGATGCGACCGTATGCTGGGAGAAACTTGAATAATGTAAAGACTAATTTTAATTATCGACTATCCCGTGCCCGCCGCTATATTGAATGTACATTTGGAATATTAGCCAATAAATGGCAGATTCTTCACCGACCCCTAAACGTCAAGAAAGAATTTGCAGTTGTGATTATAAAAGCTCTATGTGTGCTTCATAATTTTGTGCGAGAAAGAGACGGATATGATTTCAAGGACACGTTAACTGTACCAGAGGCTTTATTAGAAATACCTGCATGTTTACCTAATAGAGCAAATAGAACATCAACCGAATATCGAGATATATTCGCAAACTACTTCAGTACCGATGGTCGCTTGCCCTGGcacaatttgtaa
- the LOC123864321 gene encoding uncharacterized protein LOC123864321, translating into MANFDTERFIIEVENRRGLWDLASNDYSNKDVKRQLWLEVVDIFGGESMEDKEKAELGITLQKRWKNLRDCFTRELRRLKDVKSGSAAKRKSQYTYFNQLLFLKSVLDTNATENSLEEASQENESARSSDLETQQSASKSLRTKRKKKIPNEESDTDPLISVLHKTIATTQNDSNCDRLFLLSLLERFQTIPAAMKTKAKMEIMEIIEKYQPNCTPTTARINYSSNFNTLNDQEYDPHRPSYSGYSTTNRISDDSNYSDTHTHYSDISQNSEMIDLFPNLND; encoded by the exons ATGGCCAATTTCGACACGGAAAGGTTCATAATTGAAGTTGAAAATAGAAGAGGTTTATGGGATTTAGCATCAAATGATTACTCCAATAAAGATGTTAAGCGGCAGTTGTGGCTTGAAGTGGTCGATATATTTGGCGGTGAATCCATGGAAGATAAAGAAAAGGCAGAACTTg GCATTACTCTCCAAAAAAGATGGAAAAACCTTAGAGACTGTTTCACAAGAGAGCTGCGCCGTCTTAAAGATGTCAAAAGTGGTTCTGCTGCAAAACGTAAATCACAATACACCTATTTCAACCAATTACTGTTTTTGAAATCAGTGCTGGACACAAACGCAACAGAAAATAGTCTCGAAGAGGCAAGTCAAGAAAATGAAAGTGCAAGATCTTCTGATCTTGAGACTCAACAGTCTGCATCAAAGTCGCTTAGAAcaaaaaggaagaaaaaaatACCAAACGAAGAATCCGATACAGACCCTCTAATTTCAGTTCTGCATAAGACCATAGCGACTACACAGAATGATTCAAATTGTGACAGATTGTTTCTTTTATCCCTCCTCGAAAGATTTCAAACAATCCCTGCTGCAATGAAGACCAAAGCGAAAATGGAAATCAtggaaattatagaaaaataccAACCGAACTGTACACCTACAACAGCGCGCATAAACTATTCAAGTAATTTCAATACTCTTAACGACCAAGAATATGACCCGCATCGACCGAGTTATTCAGGTTATTCTACTACCAACAGGATATCAGATGATTCAAATTACAGCGATACTCATACTCATTATTCtgatatttctcaaaattcagAAATGATAGACCTATTTCCCAATTTGAATGATTAA
- the LOC123864287 gene encoding NAD(P) transhydrogenase, mitochondrial-like isoform X2, which translates to MCGCVRVLRIGKPLPKAWQRRLFSSSSTPPPVQGVPYTKLSVGVPKEIWQDERRVAVVPAVVSKLVKKGFSVNIEENAGVLANFPNKTYEEAGAKITTLKDTYQSNIILKVRPLAESEVQNVTEESTLISFFYPAQNQNLIQKLAAKKINAFAMDCIPRISRAQVFDALSSMANVAGYRAVIEAAAHFPRFFSGQMTAAGRVPPCRVLVIGGGVAGLAAAAQARCMGAAVRAFDTRPAVREQIESLGAQFITMDVKEEGAGAGGYAKEMSEEFLNAERTLLGKEARTSDVVISTALIPGKPAPVLILEDAVRDMAPGSVIVDLAAEMGGNVQTTTKGKITKVYDVTHIGLTDLPSRMPAHASTLYANNISAFLFSLGNNDHFYINLEDEVTRGAIVLKAGELLWPPPPAPSMPPAETPVKATAAAKVEPPNPFNETLKDTFLYSTGLASLIGLGIVSPNPAFTTMTTTLALSGVVGYHTVWGVVPALHSPLMSVTNAVSGITAVGGLLLMGGGYVPETPVQWLASTAALISFVNVFGGFLVTQRMLDMFKRPGDPPEYGYLYAIPAAALLGGYLTTAMQGYPEVHQMAYLASSLCCVGALAGLSSQTTARKGNYLGMIGVTGGIAATLGMLTPSAEVLAQMLGVAGIGGLIGSVIAKKIEITDLPQLVAGFHSLVGMAAVLTCVATYMHDFPAMALDPTATTLKTSLFLGTYIGGITFTGSLVAYGKLQGTLSSAPLLLPGRHAINAGLLAGSLGCGGALIAFPEAPGLPLLSAAAILSGIQGLTLTAAIGGADMPVVITVLNSYSGWALCAEGFMLNNSLMTIVGALIGSSGAILSYIMCKAMNRSLPNVILGGYGVITGGSARPAGATHTELNVDSVADLIERASSIIITPGYGLCVAKAQYPIAELVDYLKGIGKKVRFAIHPVAGRMPGQLNVLLAEAGVPYDDVLEMEEINEDFPETDLVLVIGANDTVNSAAEDDPNCPIAGMPVLKVWKANQVVVMKRSMGVGYAAVDNPIFYNPNTAMLLGDAKKTCDALLARIKNMAA; encoded by the exons ATGTGCGGCTGCGTGAGAGTTCTCCGCATTGGCAAGCCGCTACCCAAAGCATGGCAACGAAGACTGTTCAGCTCATCCTCAACACCACCACCCGTTCAAGGAGTCCCATACACTAAACTTAGTGTCGGAGTACCGAAGGAAATATGGCAGGATGAACGGAG GGTAGCAGTTGTACCGGCAGTAGTTAGTAAATTAGTAAAAAAGGGATTTAGCGTTAATATCGAAGAAAATGCCGGAGTACTAGCAAATTTTCCAAACAAGACTTATGAAGAGGCTGGCGCGAAAATCACTACGTTAAAGGATACCTATCAATCAA atataattttaaaagtgaGACCGTTAGCTGAGAGTGAAGTTCAAAATGTAACTGAGGAATCTACGCTTATATCGTTCTTTTATCCGgctcaaaatcaaaatctaatACAAAAATTGGCAGCTAAGAAAATAAACGCATTTG CAATGGACTGCATACCACGTATAAGTCGAGCGCAAGTATTCGACGCTCTGAGTTCTATGGCGAATGTGGCTGGATATCGAGCGGTCATCGAGGCAGCTGCACATTTTCCACGCTTTTTTTCTG GTCAGATGACGGCAGCGGGTCGCGTGCCTCCGTGCCGTGTGCTGGTGATAGGCGGTGGGGTGGCCGGCCTGGCGGCGGCCGCGCAGGCTCGCTGCATGGGCGCCGCAGTGCGAGCCTTTGACACGCGTCCTGCTGTACGCGAGCAAATCGAGAGTCTGGGAGCGCAGTTCATCACAATGGATGTCAAA GAAGAAGGAGCAGGCGCAGGCGGTTACGCCAAGGAGATGAGTGAAGAGTTCCTCAATGCTGAGCGAACATTGCTGGGCAAGGAAGCCAGGACATCTGACGTAGTTATAAGTACAGCCCTTATTCCTGGAAAACCTGCACCTGTGCTTATTTTAGAG GATGCCGTGCGGGACATGGCACCCGGCAGCGTGATAGTGGACCTGGCAGCTGAAATGGGGGGCAATGTACAAACGACCACGAAGGGCAAGATCACAAAGGTGTATGACGTCACGCACATCGGCCTAACAGACTTGCCCAGCAGGATGCCCGCACACGCCTCCACACTGTACGCCAATAACATATCTGCCTTTCTGTTTAGTTTAG GTAACAATGACCACTTTTACATCAACCTCGAGGACGAGGTGACCCGCGGCGCCATAGTGTTGAAAGCCGGTGAGCTGTTGtggccgccgccgcccgcgcccagCATGCCGCCAGCAGAAACGCCGGTCAAAGCCACCGCTGCTGCCAAAGTTGAACCACCGAACCCCTTCAATGAAACTTTGAAGGACACCTTCCTATATTCTACGG gTTTAGCTAGTTTAATAGGACTCGGGATTGTGTCTCCGAACCCTGCATTTACAACTATGACGACGACACTCGCATTATCGG GTGTGGTAGGCTATCACACAGTATGGGGCGTAGTGCCGGCTTTGCACTCCCCCCTGATGTCCGTGACCAACGCAGTATCCGGCATCACTGCTGTGGGCGGACTGTTACTGATGGGCGGCGGTTATGTGCCTGAGACCCCTGTACAG TGGTTAGCCAGTACTGCAGCACTCATCTCATTTGTTAACGTGTTCGGTGGATTTTTAGTCACACAGCGCATGTTGGATATGTTCAAACG GCCAGGAGACCCACCAGAATACGGCTACCTGTACGCCATTCCTGCCGCAGCGCTGCTTGGGGGATACCTAACTACCGCAATGCAG GGATATCCTGAAGTACACCAAATGGCATACCTCGCTTCATCATTGTGTTGCGTCGGCGCTTTGGCCGGCCTCAGTTCGCAGACCACTGCGCGTAAAGGAAATTATCTCGGAATG ATTGGTGTTACGGGAGGAATTGCGGCTACATTGGGGATGCTGACGCCCAGCGCAGAAGTGTTGGCGCAAATGCTTGGCGTGGCCGGCATCGGAGGCCTTATTGGAAgcgttatagctaagaagatcGAGATAACCGACTTGCCTCAACTTGTAGCTGGTTTCCACAG TTTGGTAGGCATGGCGGCAGTACTGACGTGCGTGGCGACGTACATGCACGACTTCCCCGCCATGGCGCTCGACCCCACGGCGACCACGCTCAAGACATCGCTCTTCCTCGGCACTTACATAGGAGGCATCACATTCAC CGGTTCACTGGTCGCGTACGGGAAGCTGCAAGGCACACTGTCATCAGCGCCACTGCTGCTGCCGGGTAGACATGCGATCAACGCTGGCTTACTGGCGGGCTCCTTAGGCTGCGGCGGCGCTTTGATCGCGTTCCCTGAGGCTCCTGGGCTGCCTCTGCTGTCCGCTGCTGCCATACTGAGTGGCATTCAGGGACTGACCTTGACCGCTGCTATTGGAG GTGCGGACATGCCAGTGGTTATAACCGTGCTGAACAGCTACTCTGGTTGGGCGCTGTGTGCGGAGGGCTTCATGCTCAATAACTCACTGATGACCATCGTCGGCGCGCTCATCGGTAGCTCGGGAGCTATCCTCTCTTACATCATGTGCAAG GCCATGAACCGTTCGCTGCCGAACGTTATCCTGGGCGGCTACGGTGTGATCACGGGCGGCTCGGCGCGGCCAGCGGGCGCCACTCACACCGAACTGAACGTGGACTCTGTCGCAGACCTCATCGAGCGCGCCTCCTCCATTATCATCACTCCTG gtTACGGATTATGCGTAGCCAAAGCTCAATATCCGATCGCTGAATTAGTGGACTACCTCAAGGGCATCGGCAAGAAAGTGCGTTTTGCTATACATCCCGTTGCAG GGCGCATGCCTGGTCAGTTGAACGTGCTACTGGCTGAAGCGGGGGTGCCGTATGATGACGTCTTGGAAATGGAGGAGATCAATGAAGACTTCCCCGAAACCGACCTTGTGCTTGTTATTG GTGCCAACGACACGGTCAACAGCGCCGCAGAAGACGATCCGAACTGCCCGATCGCGGGTATGCCTGTACTTAAAGTGTGGAAGGCTAACCAG GTggtagtcatgaagagatcgaTGGGCGTCGGCTACGCTGCCGTGGATAACCCTATCTTCTACAACCCAAATACTGCCATGTTGCTGGGAGACGCCAAGAAGACTTGTGATGCACTCCTCGCTCGTATCAAGAACATGGCCGCGTAA
- the LOC123864287 gene encoding NAD(P) transhydrogenase, mitochondrial-like isoform X1 gives MCGCVRVLRIGKPLPKAWQRRLFSSSSTPPPVQGVPYTKLSVGVPKEIWQDERRVAVVPAVVSKLVKKGFSVNIEENAGVLANFPNKTYEEAGAKITTLKDTYQSNIILKVRPLAESEVQNVTEESTLISFFYPAQNQNLIQKLAAKKINAFAMDCIPRISRAQVFDALSSMANVAGYRAVIEAAAHFPRFFSGQMTAAGRVPPCRVLVIGGGVAGLAAAAQARCMGAAVRAFDTRPAVREQIESLGAQFITMDVKHTQEEGAGAGGYAKEMSEEFLNAERTLLGKEARTSDVVISTALIPGKPAPVLILEDAVRDMAPGSVIVDLAAEMGGNVQTTTKGKITKVYDVTHIGLTDLPSRMPAHASTLYANNISAFLFSLGNNDHFYINLEDEVTRGAIVLKAGELLWPPPPAPSMPPAETPVKATAAAKVEPPNPFNETLKDTFLYSTGLASLIGLGIVSPNPAFTTMTTTLALSGVVGYHTVWGVVPALHSPLMSVTNAVSGITAVGGLLLMGGGYVPETPVQWLASTAALISFVNVFGGFLVTQRMLDMFKRPGDPPEYGYLYAIPAAALLGGYLTTAMQGYPEVHQMAYLASSLCCVGALAGLSSQTTARKGNYLGMIGVTGGIAATLGMLTPSAEVLAQMLGVAGIGGLIGSVIAKKIEITDLPQLVAGFHSLVGMAAVLTCVATYMHDFPAMALDPTATTLKTSLFLGTYIGGITFTGSLVAYGKLQGTLSSAPLLLPGRHAINAGLLAGSLGCGGALIAFPEAPGLPLLSAAAILSGIQGLTLTAAIGGADMPVVITVLNSYSGWALCAEGFMLNNSLMTIVGALIGSSGAILSYIMCKAMNRSLPNVILGGYGVITGGSARPAGATHTELNVDSVADLIERASSIIITPGYGLCVAKAQYPIAELVDYLKGIGKKVRFAIHPVAGRMPGQLNVLLAEAGVPYDDVLEMEEINEDFPETDLVLVIGANDTVNSAAEDDPNCPIAGMPVLKVWKANQVVVMKRSMGVGYAAVDNPIFYNPNTAMLLGDAKKTCDALLARIKNMAA, from the exons ATGTGCGGCTGCGTGAGAGTTCTCCGCATTGGCAAGCCGCTACCCAAAGCATGGCAACGAAGACTGTTCAGCTCATCCTCAACACCACCACCCGTTCAAGGAGTCCCATACACTAAACTTAGTGTCGGAGTACCGAAGGAAATATGGCAGGATGAACGGAG GGTAGCAGTTGTACCGGCAGTAGTTAGTAAATTAGTAAAAAAGGGATTTAGCGTTAATATCGAAGAAAATGCCGGAGTACTAGCAAATTTTCCAAACAAGACTTATGAAGAGGCTGGCGCGAAAATCACTACGTTAAAGGATACCTATCAATCAA atataattttaaaagtgaGACCGTTAGCTGAGAGTGAAGTTCAAAATGTAACTGAGGAATCTACGCTTATATCGTTCTTTTATCCGgctcaaaatcaaaatctaatACAAAAATTGGCAGCTAAGAAAATAAACGCATTTG CAATGGACTGCATACCACGTATAAGTCGAGCGCAAGTATTCGACGCTCTGAGTTCTATGGCGAATGTGGCTGGATATCGAGCGGTCATCGAGGCAGCTGCACATTTTCCACGCTTTTTTTCTG GTCAGATGACGGCAGCGGGTCGCGTGCCTCCGTGCCGTGTGCTGGTGATAGGCGGTGGGGTGGCCGGCCTGGCGGCGGCCGCGCAGGCTCGCTGCATGGGCGCCGCAGTGCGAGCCTTTGACACGCGTCCTGCTGTACGCGAGCAAATCGAGAGTCTGGGAGCGCAGTTCATCACAATGGATGTCAAA caTACCCAGGAAGAAGGAGCAGGCGCAGGCGGTTACGCCAAGGAGATGAGTGAAGAGTTCCTCAATGCTGAGCGAACATTGCTGGGCAAGGAAGCCAGGACATCTGACGTAGTTATAAGTACAGCCCTTATTCCTGGAAAACCTGCACCTGTGCTTATTTTAGAG GATGCCGTGCGGGACATGGCACCCGGCAGCGTGATAGTGGACCTGGCAGCTGAAATGGGGGGCAATGTACAAACGACCACGAAGGGCAAGATCACAAAGGTGTATGACGTCACGCACATCGGCCTAACAGACTTGCCCAGCAGGATGCCCGCACACGCCTCCACACTGTACGCCAATAACATATCTGCCTTTCTGTTTAGTTTAG GTAACAATGACCACTTTTACATCAACCTCGAGGACGAGGTGACCCGCGGCGCCATAGTGTTGAAAGCCGGTGAGCTGTTGtggccgccgccgcccgcgcccagCATGCCGCCAGCAGAAACGCCGGTCAAAGCCACCGCTGCTGCCAAAGTTGAACCACCGAACCCCTTCAATGAAACTTTGAAGGACACCTTCCTATATTCTACGG gTTTAGCTAGTTTAATAGGACTCGGGATTGTGTCTCCGAACCCTGCATTTACAACTATGACGACGACACTCGCATTATCGG GTGTGGTAGGCTATCACACAGTATGGGGCGTAGTGCCGGCTTTGCACTCCCCCCTGATGTCCGTGACCAACGCAGTATCCGGCATCACTGCTGTGGGCGGACTGTTACTGATGGGCGGCGGTTATGTGCCTGAGACCCCTGTACAG TGGTTAGCCAGTACTGCAGCACTCATCTCATTTGTTAACGTGTTCGGTGGATTTTTAGTCACACAGCGCATGTTGGATATGTTCAAACG GCCAGGAGACCCACCAGAATACGGCTACCTGTACGCCATTCCTGCCGCAGCGCTGCTTGGGGGATACCTAACTACCGCAATGCAG GGATATCCTGAAGTACACCAAATGGCATACCTCGCTTCATCATTGTGTTGCGTCGGCGCTTTGGCCGGCCTCAGTTCGCAGACCACTGCGCGTAAAGGAAATTATCTCGGAATG ATTGGTGTTACGGGAGGAATTGCGGCTACATTGGGGATGCTGACGCCCAGCGCAGAAGTGTTGGCGCAAATGCTTGGCGTGGCCGGCATCGGAGGCCTTATTGGAAgcgttatagctaagaagatcGAGATAACCGACTTGCCTCAACTTGTAGCTGGTTTCCACAG TTTGGTAGGCATGGCGGCAGTACTGACGTGCGTGGCGACGTACATGCACGACTTCCCCGCCATGGCGCTCGACCCCACGGCGACCACGCTCAAGACATCGCTCTTCCTCGGCACTTACATAGGAGGCATCACATTCAC CGGTTCACTGGTCGCGTACGGGAAGCTGCAAGGCACACTGTCATCAGCGCCACTGCTGCTGCCGGGTAGACATGCGATCAACGCTGGCTTACTGGCGGGCTCCTTAGGCTGCGGCGGCGCTTTGATCGCGTTCCCTGAGGCTCCTGGGCTGCCTCTGCTGTCCGCTGCTGCCATACTGAGTGGCATTCAGGGACTGACCTTGACCGCTGCTATTGGAG GTGCGGACATGCCAGTGGTTATAACCGTGCTGAACAGCTACTCTGGTTGGGCGCTGTGTGCGGAGGGCTTCATGCTCAATAACTCACTGATGACCATCGTCGGCGCGCTCATCGGTAGCTCGGGAGCTATCCTCTCTTACATCATGTGCAAG GCCATGAACCGTTCGCTGCCGAACGTTATCCTGGGCGGCTACGGTGTGATCACGGGCGGCTCGGCGCGGCCAGCGGGCGCCACTCACACCGAACTGAACGTGGACTCTGTCGCAGACCTCATCGAGCGCGCCTCCTCCATTATCATCACTCCTG gtTACGGATTATGCGTAGCCAAAGCTCAATATCCGATCGCTGAATTAGTGGACTACCTCAAGGGCATCGGCAAGAAAGTGCGTTTTGCTATACATCCCGTTGCAG GGCGCATGCCTGGTCAGTTGAACGTGCTACTGGCTGAAGCGGGGGTGCCGTATGATGACGTCTTGGAAATGGAGGAGATCAATGAAGACTTCCCCGAAACCGACCTTGTGCTTGTTATTG GTGCCAACGACACGGTCAACAGCGCCGCAGAAGACGATCCGAACTGCCCGATCGCGGGTATGCCTGTACTTAAAGTGTGGAAGGCTAACCAG GTggtagtcatgaagagatcgaTGGGCGTCGGCTACGCTGCCGTGGATAACCCTATCTTCTACAACCCAAATACTGCCATGTTGCTGGGAGACGCCAAGAAGACTTGTGATGCACTCCTCGCTCGTATCAAGAACATGGCCGCGTAA